atatacatatgtgtgtgtgtgtatatatatatatatatatatatatatatatatatatatatatatatatatatatttataatggcATTAGACATTTTGAATGCTAGTCACGTTTACGCTCTTGCGTCTGGTAGAATCATGCCAGGGTTAATTGGCTAGAGCTCATGATATACGTATTAATCGGTTGCCTGACGTGGTGCCTGAACACTTTCAGTTGGGGagaaagtaaaaacaacaataatagtgGAAAATGTGGTATTGCTAAGGATTTTCCATTTCAGTGTCTGTGATCCAGTGGAGGAATAGCGCAACATTCTATTAGTTCACTAGAGGGAGCTGAAAGTTTGTTGCGTACAGCCCATGTGGCAAAATGCATAACTAATGTTTTTTCGTGAACTTTTTAAGCCGTCAGTAATTTTGCGCATATTTTCAGATAACCATTGTCCACACGCTTCGATACTTGCGTTGTTTGACAAATCGTACTTGAATCGTATTACTTTTTTAAACTCTTGAGTGTCGTCGACTGTTTCTAAAAACACATTCCATTGCTGTATggttttacagtatatttttggCACCATATGGCTTTGCAGTTATCCTGAGATCTACTGCTCTGTGTTTTGACTGTCTTCTCAGGGATCGGGCTGGTACTTTTTATATGATTTATGCCTTAGCCAAACTTCACAGTTTGAGTTGGAGCACATTGCTGGGAAGCTAAGCTAACAAGGCGAACTTCATCCTAAATGATCAATACTGAACTTGAGAGAGGGAAGCTGATACATTTCTTAAGAGAAGGGTATGCAGAAGTCTGACATGAGTCTTAGAGAGCATATGCTGCACAGAGAATTTCATGACCTTATTTGGGGTCAGTGcccagccctggtgtaaaatccaactatgactatcttgaaattaccagctaccagctgtttcaaaacacagcttgagctcctcaaaccatgttgagtatggcgctcgtctgaactggtcaaccagctacaagctgttttaaaacctagcttgagtagtttctttcagcagggtgaGCATGGCTACATTGGAGAAGAAAACTATACTGCACCTCGGGATGCCTGGTGCCACGATGTTTCACAAACCGAAATGCCCTTGCTTCAACACGCTTCAGAGAGGCCTGGCATCTGACTTTGCGTTATTTatgctgaaatatgaaatcTCCTTATCTGGAATCTGTGGGGGTGTTTCACGATGCgtttcttcttgttttttggggttgttttttttctaattcaGTCATGGCCTGACATGCCCCCATTGCAGTATCACGATCCCTGTGCAAAGGGCTCTCAGGGTGGTTGTTCGTGTATGCGTTGGTGTTTCTTGGAAATCCACTTGAAATGAGAACTGATGTTTTAATAACATTAATATTCatggtttctctttttataTGTATCACGGCACCGTACAGTGAAATGCCAGCCACAGCAGAAAGTATTTGTTAAAACATGCATAGATGTGCTCTGGGATAAACCATTCTGTGGTTTTGAGCAGGATTATAGTGAGGGATCAGTTTGATAATTATGTAGATTACATGTCAGCTTGAATCATTTAACATTATGGCattgtaattaaataatgaCTGGAATGCCAACTTGCCGGGCTTGAAGCGATCATTCCTTTAACACTCTGACTTTTGGAAAGTGATGATACTGCACAGTGATTGTAAGTTTCCATATTCAGTTTATTGATGCAATCAAAACCATCCATCTCTTAGCCCTTTGTTTGAAACATACATTTGAaacttaaaaacatgaaaaagtcaatattaacttaaaaaaacagaaatgaaactcAGAAATGTACACTTTTTACAGCATTTAAATTAGAAATATGAACAAGAACTTTCGACACAGAAAACATTGCTTGCTAGCTCTGCTACAGTAAAGTAAAAtctgaaaacagaaacaatattTCGAGGCTCTGTACAGAAGCTGGACAACACATTAGCCTAGCGTACAGTCGGAGGCTGTCCGTTAGCCGTTAGGACCAGTCAATATGACTGAGATGTGAGAGAGCCTGCATGTGGCAGGCAGCAAAGCAGGGGCTCCCTTAGATCTACGATCAAGTGTACAGGTACATCAGAGCCCTCAGTGACCCCCGTTTCAATGGCTGGAATGGATACACATGTACGTAATTACCTTAATAGCTGACTATGTGGTGTGCTCTGAAGTCTTTCAACATCACTCACCCCAGCACATAAATAACAGTACATTCTTAAAAGCACCTCCTTAGAtatatgtactttttttttttttttttggtttcccaGATAAAACCTGTTCTTGCGGTATCCAGCTGTTCTTGTGCACACTTTGTTTTATTCAGTCATGGAGGGGGTGAGGTGGGCTGTTATCCATGACCGTCTCATGCCATGTGATAACTTACCAGAACCACCCTCTCAGGTGAGTCTTAACATGTTTTTATGGTTAGATTTAAAAAGCTGTGAACGAGGTGTGCTGGGAAACGGCATTCTGGTTTGCTTAGTGCTCaagatgcattctgggagaacATACAGAAACAACATCTCTGGGAAAAGACTTCTAAACAGTTTCCCCTAgccatgcatttttttttcccccatgttATATGCACAATTCATTCCTTCCACCTACACACATCCCGTTCTCAAAGCTTGGAATAATATAGTACTTTGGTCCCGCAGATTTGTTGGGCTATGTttgaaaatgtacagtttggTCTCGGCGTTAAATTGAGTGTCCACCGTGCCTTGCACAGAATGACTTGCCGTGAGTCTCTTCCGTTTGGCAGCCATCTGAAAACATCTTAACGGCTTGGGTCTGCTTTGGCCCCAGAttagggccagggccagggccaggaccaggaccaggacacGACACAGGTCAGTCTTAGGGGTGCAACTTCCTCTTTGCCCACCTACTTtctgtcagtgtttttttttttttaagagaacACATTCAAGACAACCGCATCCGCCTCCCCTCTATTTATAATCGACCTCGGATGGGCCGATCTTCATGATGGTGGTCTTCAGGGGGTAATAGCGCCCCCTCCAGGTCTTCCAGAACACGCCCTGCTTCCTCTGGTGCCTTTGCCTGGGCGGGGGGCTGCTGAAGTACCTGCCATTCAGGTTGGACTGCCCACAGTTGCTAAACCACCAGCCACCTTCAGGAGAAAGACAGTTCAAGGTTAATTTTAATCATGAACAATTCCATCTACAATGGACATTGTGCTGAATGAAACGCTCTTTCGTACGACAGTTAAGGGCGAAAGTTTGGGGGGCGGACGCATACCGGTGAGGTGCTTGGCGCAGTTCATGTCGGACTTCTGGTCATTGTCCCGGTCTCGGGTGGAGAAGGGAATGTCGGAGGTGAGGGCGTTCTCCACGTTCCCAGAGGAGTCTTCCCGGAGGTTCAGAGCGTAGTTGTTCTCTTCTCCACTCAGACGGAACGGGAACTTGATGGTGCGGGCCTCGCCTTTCCAATCGGAGAACTCCACTTGCAGGACGAGGTCGGCTTGTTTCGACAGAATGTGAATGctctccagacccagccagaaCTCGCCTAAAGTGGGAAAGATAACAATATAGCACGGGCTGTTGAGTACTTCGTTACTATAAAAATAGCACTTTGCACTGGTTTTTAATTAACCTCTAATCAATTAATGGAATCCCTTGAGAATAACAGGAGATGTATTCACTTGGGGTTATGGCAATTGGGTACTGACTTTAGAGACTGAGATTAGATTATATGTTTCTGGCTATAATCCTTGAGTGGGATTTCCCTGGTCTTAGATACTCCAAATCTAACCTTGTCATTAGTGCACTCTTCTCATTACGATGATATTTTAACAAGTTAATGGCCCCACCGACCACTGAGCACAATCCCCATCTGCTGTTCTGTAGTTTCATAACGATTCTGTGTTACAGTGACCCATCTTAGAAAGATGTAGAGCAATCCTGAGGTTGGTTCAAACAGTCTATTTACCTTTGAGGTCGCCGAAGCCGTTTCGGTAGGCCTGCCACAACTCGTCGAAATCCAGCGAGCCGTCGAAGCGTCTCTGAATGACTGTCCATCCACGGTCTgcggaaagagagggaggcagagtgcGGGTGTGAGCCGGGGGGGTGTTCGGGTGGTGAGGAGGGAACACGCAAGTGCCTCTCCACCATCTGCTGCTAATACGTTTGTGCTTTTCTGTCCCACTCACCTGACGTGatttcacagaagacttcaaTGGGCTGGCTGTTGAGTGGCTGGATGGTGTACACTCCACTGGGACGGTCGCCTTGCAGGAACAACTGGTGACAGTCTGAGGGAAAGCCTGGAACAACAAAGGGGTACAACCTTGAGTACTGACAATTCGATAGTGGAAAGTTTAAAAATGGGACTCATCCGAACTGTTTGATTAACCCTAATGCAAACACGtgcatgtatgtactgtataacaGCTGAATGGAGCCAAGGACCCACAAGGCGCTGACACTTATGAACTGAAATAACCCATTCTGAACAAACAATATCTGTTGTTTAGTGTAAACCATCAGGACAAAGTCCCAAGCTGTCAGAAACCCATGGAGAAGGATACTGCCCCATTCTCAAAGTGCATTGTGATTGGTTTAACTCGGTTGGTCACAACAGAAGCAAAACAGCACTTGTTCCTTGAACTTCAGACCATTCCTCGGACACTGCCAACACTCTGTTGTGTGTATGCCAAGGGCTAAAGTCCATTTATTGTCATCTTAAAATAACTGCTGTGAGCTTCCACAAAGTTGTTTTCTTCGCTCTCAATTACTGCCAATGGTATATAAAAGGCAATCGCTATTTTTTCAGCCCTATGTGATAAGCCCTATTGCTTCCTCGTGGAAGCAAGCTACCTGTAACCGGAAATTGTTGGATTATTTGTTTAAGTCCAAGAGGAATTGAATGTACTCCACCACAGCTGGTTTGGAGATTTCACTGTGTAGTTTCCCTCGCTGAGTAACAGACCGGTTCACGGACTGATTCACTGACTCCCTGAGTGAACAGCCACCATGCATACCACCAGAATGTTAAAAGGTCAACAAAATAGACGCAGCTGTTGAGGAGCGACCGTTCAAGTCGTTTCCAActacctcctccctcctccgAGATAGTGGCCAGATCGCACCTTGATAAGGCTCCCGCGGGTCAGATTTAGCACAAGATAAACTGCTGCACAGTTAGTGCAGTTTATATTTGTAACTGCACGTTTGAGCCTTGATCTGGAGTTGTGACCTTGAGTGGTCTGACAATGAAAGAGGTTTGGCTGCAGTGGAAAGTGGCAGTTGGAAtcactcagccccccccccccccccgatcggGGGGAACCCAAACCTGCGGCTGACATTGACTGCACGGGGCCAACTGGCATTCCTCAGAGCCTGCAGTCACACCGCCTTCACGTGCACAACTGCCTGCTCCTGATGTCAGCCTGCGTGATCGTCAGGCACTGACAAATACGCTGCGCTGAGCCAGATACAGTACGCCAATGAGTGGCTCAAGGGCAAAACTTCCCCATTCAGCTATTTTTATTCCGTTTTTTCAGGTTGATGTAAGTGATAAGTGACAAGTGatataagtttaaaaaataattaaataatgactGGAATGCCAGGAGCAAACCAGAAAGTAATGACATATTTTCAATGGAATCAGATGGACCATGATAAAAACCGgatccagaaacaaaattcttATTTTTACACATGTTTACATCTAAATAGGAAATGTTGAATATAGAATAAAATTCCACCCTcaggattttttaaattaaaattgcaatatatttaaagaatgtttttagtttttttaaacccaaattATGTAACCCTCATTGTTCTGACAAGTGTAAAATGATATATTGATCAATGCTGTATTAGGGCAGAGCTCAAAATTACACGCGGAAGCTAATCTCAATTGTGTGAAGTCTTAATCCCCGGATGACGACAATGATGAGGCCGGCCGTTCAGTTCCGTTCCTACTGTACAGAACACGGTACCgacagggaggtggaggggtgggggagggccTGGGGTGCGGTTCAACTTTGGCACACTTCCCCTTTTCTCCAGCCGTAATGGTGGAGGAATGTAAGGATAAAGAGAAAGGGGCGGGGCAAGGTGGAGGTTGTCTGGCTTTGACAGAACTAGGGTAAAGGTTACACTAATTTACTATGTGTgcctggttttttttgtttgtttttttttgcttgagggagatggagaaggaACGGTGTCCTCAAAACAACAATGAGATATGTGTACAAAGTTCACAGAGCTAGGCTAAAttccaacccccccctcccccccgcctaCGTCATATACACGACTGGTTCTGTTACTCATAAAATTGGGGGGAACTCAGCTCAGAGTTGTTGGTTTGCCAGCTACCCTTTTCCCTGCTCCCACATGCGCATTTTAATCCAATTCGTCTGTTTTGGAACGCCATTGTCTCCCTGGATTATCATTGTATCCAGCGACTCAACTCTCACCCATTTGGGCTCCGGCCAGAGAAAGTACTTtacttttttcaacattttcacaatctctctcacatCAGCGACTTTTCTGTGAGCCAAGTTCCTTGTGGATGGCTTCTCAGTTTccgctttttttccctctcttagCTGGGAGTTCACCTTTCACCCAATTACAGGTTGTGCTTGGTGACTCTAGTCTGTTGTAACAACAGAAATTTAAATTAGCCCACTGTTGTTGGATAGTGTAATAGCTGTTCAGATGGTTTGCCCAAAGTGAGGCATATGAGTGAGTAATATACTAACATATGTGCACATCTTCTGTTTTTCCATCAACCAGTGTTACGCTAATACAATAAGATCCTGGCCGTGGCTCAAGTCAGATGAATTCAGTTTTGGCAGCAACCACTGTGTAATTGGACACGAACGACTTGGCCAATTATTTTAACAtagttaaatggtaaattgtcaACCTGCATAATAAACAGGACCATTGGTCACTGTTGCTATACCAACAAACTGGTCTTGGTCCTGCACTGTCAATAATATGTCATGGATATGAGAGTGCCTTTATCATATCTGCAAACAGTATAAGTATACAATATAataagtatacagtatacatcatTTTTCAGAAGTGTAGTGAGGTCATTAGAGGAATGGCTGGGATTATTAGGTCTACGTGTTCATAATCCTGCTCAACCTACGTCAAAGCTATCAACGCCAAATTCAACTTTACTCTAGTTGGCAGCTTGCCAACGCCTGAAATCCCTCCAAATCCAGTTTTTGGACAGTTGGAAAGTCTGACTGCATCCGTAATTCCCCTGCTTCTTTCACGGAACTACTTGATCCGATTGTAGACGCGTAAAGTAAGGATTTGATAAATTCTTAGAAATACAGGCTATACTTTTTGGCAAGTGATGTAGGACTACTTACCAATGGGTGCATCGCCCTGTTCAGAGCTGCCATTGAAAGCCACTTCGTCCACTTTCCGTCTC
The sequence above is a segment of the Conger conger chromosome 4, fConCon1.1, whole genome shotgun sequence genome. Coding sequences within it:
- the angptl4 gene encoding angiopoietin-related protein 4; translated protein: MKTVATSLVLCAALLAGAASSYPFERKAASGKDQSGRFASWDDVNVIAHGLLQLGHGLKEHVDKTKGQMRDIAAKLKAFNGTVGDLGRQTQRLQEDGEALRAKARALEERENQVLNISTELWEKAQRLQQDRQRVQERMGSLEEKVDGLMKGQRLDAVNNSDAHVIQWMLEAQNRRIDDLVERIRQQQDKLEKQNVRIRTLQNQIKQRKDRGSMRRKVDEVAFNGSSEQGDAPIGFPSDCHQLFLQGDRPSGVYTIQPLNSQPIEVFCEITSDRGWTVIQRRFDGSLDFDELWQAYRNGFGDLKGEFWLGLESIHILSKQADLVLQVEFSDWKGEARTIKFPFRLSGEENNYALNLREDSSGNVENALTSDIPFSTRDRDNDQKSDMNCAKHLTGGWWFSNCGQSNLNGRYFSSPPPRQRHQRKQGVFWKTWRGRYYPLKTTIMKIGPSEVDYK